One genomic region from Buchnera aphidicola (Melanaphis sacchari) encodes:
- the rpe gene encoding ribulose-phosphate 3-epimerase, whose product MKNFFLAPSILSANFSCLGEDIKKVIKAGGDWIHFDVMDNHYVPNLTMGPMILKSLRDYNITVPIDVHLMTKPVDNLIPQFAEAGANFITFHPESTNHIDRTLNLIKDNGCKAGLVFNPATPLNFLDYVIEKLDLIVLMSVNPGFGNQQFLPSTLSKLRKVRKLIEATSLDILLEVDGGVKLENIAEIAFSGANVFVIGSGLFNYSNYDIIVQKIRQELKYAYLKSVH is encoded by the coding sequence ATGAAAAATTTTTTTTTAGCTCCATCTATTTTATCTGCAAACTTTTCATGCTTAGGGGAAGATATAAAAAAAGTTATAAAAGCTGGTGGAGATTGGATACATTTTGATGTAATGGACAATCATTATGTTCCTAATTTGACAATGGGTCCTATGATTTTAAAGTCCTTGAGAGATTATAATATTACCGTGCCCATTGATGTTCATTTAATGACAAAACCTGTAGATAATCTTATTCCTCAATTTGCTGAAGCGGGAGCTAATTTTATTACTTTTCATCCAGAATCAACTAATCATATTGATCGGACATTAAATTTAATAAAAGATAATGGATGCAAAGCAGGTTTAGTTTTTAATCCTGCTACTCCTCTCAATTTTCTTGATTATGTAATAGAAAAATTAGATTTAATTGTTTTAATGTCTGTAAATCCAGGATTTGGAAATCAACAATTTTTGCCGTCTACATTAAGTAAATTAAGAAAAGTACGTAAGTTAATTGAAGCGACTTCATTAGATATTTTGTTGGAAGTTGATGGAGGCGTTAAATTAGAAAACATTGCTGAAATAGCTTTTTCTGGAGCAAATGTATTTGTTATTGGTTCTGGATTATTTAACTATTCTAATTATGATATTATCGTACAAAAAATACGTCAAGAATTAAAATATGCTTATTTAAAATCTGTGCATTAA
- the trpS gene encoding tryptophan--tRNA ligase codes for MIKLKPVLFSAVQPSGDLTIGNYIGAMRHWSKMQNDYECFYCIADLHALTTQNKNMFLQKTILDTLALYLACGIDPNKNIIFVQSHVYQHSQLNWILSCFSRFNELSRMTQFKYKKTMFKNDYKGINVGLFNYPILMASDILLYQTDLVPVGKDQKQHLELTRDIANRFNALYGNVFTLPEALISTHGCKIMSLLDPTKKMSKSDSNKNNIIFLLESISSVALKIQNSVTDSDLPPKIYYDTRKKRGISNLLEILSAVTYKDIDILSKELNGIMYSEFKKIVSENVCNFLSILQKSYFNYRNDENYLKKVAQDGAIKASLQSKKVLKRVHSVLGMNWI; via the coding sequence ATGATTAAATTAAAACCAGTTTTATTTAGCGCTGTGCAGCCATCTGGTGATTTAACTATCGGGAATTATATAGGTGCTATGCGTCACTGGTCTAAAATGCAAAATGATTATGAATGTTTTTATTGTATTGCCGATTTACATGCATTAACTACACAAAATAAAAATATGTTTTTGCAAAAAACAATATTAGATACGCTAGCTTTATACTTAGCATGCGGAATAGATCCGAATAAAAATATTATTTTTGTTCAATCGCATGTTTATCAACATAGTCAATTAAATTGGATTTTAAGTTGTTTTAGTCGATTTAATGAATTATCTAGAATGACTCAGTTTAAATATAAAAAAACTATGTTCAAAAATGATTATAAAGGCATTAATGTTGGTTTATTTAATTATCCTATACTAATGGCATCAGATATTTTGTTATATCAAACAGATTTAGTTCCTGTAGGTAAAGATCAAAAACAACATTTAGAATTAACACGTGATATAGCTAATCGCTTTAATGCGTTATATGGTAATGTATTTACCTTGCCCGAAGCACTAATTTCAACGCATGGTTGTAAAATTATGTCTTTGTTAGATCCCACTAAAAAAATGTCTAAATCAGATTCTAATAAAAATAATATAATTTTTTTGTTAGAAAGCATATCCTCTGTTGCATTAAAAATTCAAAATTCTGTTACTGATTCTGATTTGCCGCCAAAAATTTATTACGACACAAGAAAAAAAAGGGGTATTTCAAATTTATTGGAAATTCTTTCTGCTGTTACTTATAAAGATATTGATATTTTATCAAAAGAACTTAATGGTATTATGTATAGTGAATTTAAAAAAATTGTTTCTGAAAATGTATGCAATTTTTTATCTATTTTGCAAAAATCTTATTTTAATTATCGAAATGATGAAAATTATTTAAAAAAAGTAGCACAAGATGGAGCTATTAAAGCAAGTTTACAGTCTAAAAAAGTTTTAAAAAGAGTGCATTCTGTTTTAGGGATGAATTGGATTTAA
- the tsgA gene encoding MFS transporter TsgA, with protein sequence MKNINQIGLTWISFFSYAFTGALIVVTGMIMGDIANYFSLSIPQISNIFTFLNTGILISIFLNSWLSYTVSLKKQLIFGFILSIVATLGIILSKNIFYFSINIFILGLVSGITMSIGTFIITHLYEGSKRGSRLLITDSFFSMSGMVFPIITAYLLEKKILWYWIYLSIEIIYFSIFILTIILDFPKLREKENNFKEKNKWNANIIFLSLAALLYILGQLSFISWVPQYTTEIIKIKIKQTGTLVSSFWMSYMIGMWFFSIVIKFFNLKHILIFLTGISTILMYFFIHTKSYLSLEYIIISLGFFSSAIYTIIITLASLEIQKPSSKIINLILFFGTLGTLLTFIITSPIVEKGGLYETLTFSNILYGIVFILSLLVYSNHKKLS encoded by the coding sequence TTGAAAAATATTAACCAAATAGGACTTACATGGATTAGTTTTTTTTCATATGCCTTCACCGGTGCATTGATTGTCGTTACTGGGATGATAATGGGAGATATTGCTAATTATTTTAGTTTATCAATACCTCAAATAAGCAATATTTTTACTTTTTTAAATACAGGAATTTTAATATCTATTTTTTTAAACTCTTGGTTAAGTTATACAGTATCATTAAAAAAACAATTAATATTTGGTTTTATACTATCTATAGTCGCAACATTAGGGATTATTTTATCTAAAAATATTTTCTATTTTTCTATAAATATTTTTATATTAGGATTAGTTAGCGGAATTACAATGTCTATTGGAACATTTATTATCACTCATTTATATGAAGGCTCAAAAAGAGGTTCTCGATTATTAATTACTGATTCTTTTTTTAGCATGTCCGGGATGGTATTTCCAATTATTACCGCTTATTTATTGGAAAAAAAAATTTTATGGTATTGGATATATCTGAGTATAGAAATAATTTATTTTAGTATTTTTATATTAACAATAATTTTAGATTTTCCAAAATTAAGAGAAAAAGAAAATAATTTTAAAGAAAAAAACAAATGGAACGCAAATATAATTTTTCTTTCTTTAGCTGCATTATTATATATTTTAGGACAATTGAGCTTTATTTCATGGGTTCCTCAATACACGACAGAAATTATAAAAATTAAAATAAAACAAACGGGAACTTTAGTAAGTAGCTTTTGGATGTCATATATGATTGGAATGTGGTTTTTTAGTATAGTAATTAAATTTTTTAATCTAAAACATATTTTAATATTTTTAACTGGTATATCTACGATATTAATGTATTTTTTCATACATACCAAAAGCTATTTATCATTAGAATATATTATTATTAGTTTAGGATTTTTTTCTAGTGCTATTTATACAATTATAATTACATTAGCGTCCTTAGAAATACAAAAACCTTCTTCAAAAATAATAAATTTAATTTTATTTTTTGGTACATTAGGAACTTTATTAACGTTTATTATCACTAGTCCTATTGTTGAAAAAGGAGGATTATATGAAACTTTAACTTTCTCTAATATATTATATGGAATAGTATTTATACTATCTTTATTAGTTTACAGTAATCATAAGAAACTTTCTTAA
- a CDS encoding aspartate aminotransferase family protein has product MISKKILITRDSFNQLILPIYNPADFIPIKGKGSRIWDQKGKEYIDFSGGIAVTSLGHAHPILNKTLSQQSKKLWHISNIFTNEPALRLANKLISYSFASRVFFANSGAEANEAAFKLARYYSSKKYHIKKNKIISFYNSFHGRTFFTVSVGGQSKYSDFFGPKPAGIMHAVFNDINSVKKIIDENTCAIVIELIQGEGGIVPATVSFIKELRELCNKYNALLIFDEVQTGIGRTGKLFLYEHYKVKPDILTLAKSLGGGFPISAMLTTKKIASIMNVGIHGTTYGGNPLACAISEKVIDIINTKKVLSGVEKKLKIIIFELNIINKRFNLFKEIRGKGLLIGIVLKTQYIKKISNILNASFLEGVIFLTAGNGVIRLAPSLIMRKIDIIEGMRRFYRALEKIL; this is encoded by the coding sequence ATGATATCAAAAAAAATATTAATTACACGAGATAGTTTTAATCAATTGATTCTACCTATTTATAATCCTGCTGATTTTATTCCAATTAAAGGAAAAGGTAGTAGAATTTGGGATCAAAAAGGAAAAGAGTATATCGATTTTTCTGGTGGCATTGCTGTTACGTCATTGGGGCACGCTCATCCTATATTAAATAAAACTTTAAGTCAACAAAGTAAAAAATTATGGCATATTAGTAATATTTTTACAAATGAACCAGCTTTACGATTAGCCAATAAATTAATTTCTTATAGTTTTGCTTCTCGTGTATTTTTTGCAAATTCAGGCGCTGAAGCTAATGAAGCTGCATTTAAATTAGCTCGATATTACTCATCTAAAAAATATCATATTAAAAAAAATAAAATTATTTCTTTTTATAATTCGTTTCATGGAAGAACGTTTTTTACAGTTTCTGTTGGTGGACAGTCTAAATATTCAGACTTTTTTGGTCCGAAACCCGCAGGTATTATGCATGCTGTTTTTAATGATATCAATAGTGTAAAAAAAATTATTGATGAAAATACTTGTGCAATAGTTATAGAATTGATCCAAGGAGAAGGAGGTATAGTACCTGCTACTGTTTCTTTTATAAAAGAATTAAGAGAATTGTGCAATAAATATAATGCATTATTAATTTTTGATGAAGTTCAAACAGGAATAGGAAGAACAGGTAAATTGTTCTTATATGAGCATTATAAAGTAAAACCTGATATTTTAACTCTCGCAAAATCTTTGGGTGGGGGTTTTCCAATTAGTGCTATGTTAACTACTAAAAAAATTGCATCTATAATGAATGTAGGAATCCATGGAACAACATATGGAGGAAATCCGCTAGCTTGCGCCATTTCTGAAAAAGTTATTGATATTATTAATACTAAAAAAGTTCTATCTGGTGTGGAAAAAAAATTAAAAATAATTATTTTTGAACTAAATATTATTAATAAACGTTTTAATTTATTTAAAGAAATAAGAGGTAAGGGTTTACTTATTGGCATTGTACTAAAAACCCAATATATTAAAAAAATATCTAACATATTAAATGCATCATTTTTAGAGGGTGTTATTTTTTTAACTGCTGGAAATGGTGTAATTCGTTTAGCTCCTTCATTAATTATGCGAAAGATTGATATAATCGAAGGTATGCGTCGTTTTTATCGCGCTTTAGAAAAAATTTTATAG
- the fkpA gene encoding FKBP-type peptidyl-prolyl cis-trans isomerase has protein sequence MIFFIFRRIVLLYYLCFIPSSFADVPIFHNISFHSSNQNFFQNEKEKIGYALGVSLGNYVNQSFEKQKQIGINLNKKSLLLGIQDAISGNLKLSGKEISIILQKLEEKLRYETQIQSEKSEKENLIQGKLYMKKLSKIDGSRKTKSGLLYFIKNIGAGKEVNNNSKITVHYRGSLIDGTEFDSSYKRGKPITLMLKDVILGWQEGLKYIKKSGKIKLVIPPHLGYGTNKVNGIPGNSTLIFDIELLDIN, from the coding sequence ATGATTTTTTTTATATTTAGAAGAATTGTATTACTATATTATTTATGTTTTATTCCAAGTTCTTTTGCAGATGTACCTATATTTCATAACATAAGTTTTCATTCAAGTAATCAAAATTTTTTTCAAAATGAAAAAGAAAAAATTGGTTATGCATTGGGAGTCTCTTTAGGAAATTATGTAAATCAATCTTTTGAAAAACAAAAACAAATAGGTATTAATTTAAATAAAAAAAGTCTTTTATTGGGAATTCAAGACGCTATTTCAGGAAATTTAAAATTATCAGGTAAAGAAATTTCTATTATTCTTCAAAAATTAGAAGAAAAGCTAAGATATGAAACACAAATTCAATCTGAAAAAAGTGAAAAAGAAAATTTAATTCAAGGAAAATTGTATATGAAAAAATTATCTAAAATAGATGGATCAAGGAAAACTAAAAGTGGACTTTTATATTTTATAAAAAATATTGGAGCAGGAAAAGAAGTAAACAACAATAGCAAGATAACAGTTCATTATAGAGGTTCATTAATTGATGGCACAGAATTTGATAGTTCATATAAAAGAGGAAAACCAATAACATTAATGTTAAAAGATGTTATATTAGGTTGGCAGGAAGGATTAAAATATATTAAAAAAAGTGGTAAAATTAAATTAGTTATACCTCCCCATTTAGGATATGGGACTAATAAAGTTAATGGAATTCCAGGAAATTCTACTTTAATTTTTGATATAGAATTACTCGATATAAACTAA
- the tusD gene encoding sulfurtransferase complex subunit TusD, translating to MNYTVLVTGAAYGTQNASTAFLFCQSLIKMNHNLNSVFFYSDGVLNSSSVSQFSADEFNLIEGWQKLSSEHCIKLYVCASSAVRRGIVEDEIFLKEKIKKGNLSQYFQLSGLMELANSIKYSDRIIQF from the coding sequence ATGAACTATACAGTTTTAGTCACAGGTGCAGCATATGGAACACAAAATGCGAGCACAGCCTTCCTATTTTGCCAATCATTAATTAAAATGAATCATAATTTAAACAGTGTTTTTTTTTATTCTGATGGGGTTCTTAACTCTAGCAGTGTAAGTCAATTTTCTGCTGATGAATTTAATTTAATTGAAGGATGGCAAAAACTAAGTAGTGAACATTGTATTAAGTTATATGTTTGTGCAAGTTCTGCTGTAAGACGAGGAATTGTAGAAGATGAAATTTTTTTAAAAGAAAAAATTAAAAAAGGGAATTTATCTCAATATTTTCAGCTGAGTGGATTAATGGAATTAGCTAATTCAATAAAATACTCTGATCGTATAATACAATTTTAA
- the tusC gene encoding sulfurtransferase complex subunit TusC codes for MKKIGFIFSHAPHGTTFGREGLDLILGISLLIQDIRLFFIGDGTLQLLKSYKPENILARDYIPAFSILSLYDIKKYYCCELSLFERGLNRNIDFLLPVNILNLRLLRLKLDDCDTIINF; via the coding sequence ATGAAAAAGATAGGTTTTATTTTTTCACATGCTCCACATGGTACAACTTTTGGCAGGGAAGGATTAGATTTAATTTTAGGAATTTCTTTACTTATTCAGGACATACGTTTATTTTTTATTGGAGATGGTACCTTGCAATTATTAAAGAGTTATAAACCAGAAAATATTTTAGCACGTGATTATATACCTGCTTTTTCTATATTATCTTTATATGATATCAAAAAATATTATTGCTGCGAATTATCATTGTTTGAAAGGGGATTAAATCGTAATATCGATTTTTTATTACCAGTAAATATATTAAATTTACGTTTATTACGTTTAAAATTAGATGATTGTGATACGATTATTAATTTTTAG
- the tusB gene encoding sulfurtransferase complex subunit TusB, with protein MALVDNFFLDNIIFSSANLYIIKKDVYARGIQKNISDKFILIDYIHFVELTVKNKKQIIW; from the coding sequence ATTGCCTTAGTAGATAATTTTTTTTTAGATAATATAATTTTTTCTTCAGCGAATTTATATATTATAAAAAAAGATGTTTATGCTAGAGGTATTCAAAAAAATATTTCTGATAAATTTATTTTAATTGATTATATTCATTTTGTTGAATTAACTGTAAAAAATAAAAAGCAAATCATTTGGTAG
- the rpsL gene encoding 30S ribosomal protein S12 gives MATVNQLVRKPRLRKSIKTSVPALSGCPQKRGVCTRVYTTTPKKPNSALRKVCRVRLTNGFEVTAYIGGEGHNLQEHSVILIRGGRVKDLPGVRYHVVRGSLDCAGVKERKKGRSKYGVKRTKV, from the coding sequence ATGGCTACAGTAAATCAGTTAGTGCGAAAACCTCGTTTGCGTAAATCAATTAAGACCAGTGTTCCTGCTTTATCAGGATGTCCCCAAAAAAGGGGTGTGTGCACAAGAGTGTATACCACAACACCTAAAAAACCTAATTCTGCGTTACGTAAAGTATGCCGTGTTAGATTGACAAATGGTTTTGAAGTTACTGCATATATTGGCGGAGAAGGTCATAATTTACAAGAACATTCAGTAATTTTAATACGTGGTGGTCGTGTAAAAGATCTACCTGGAGTACGATATCATGTTGTTAGAGGATCGTTAGATTGTGCTGGTGTAAAAGAACGAAAAAAAGGTCGCTCTAAATATGGTGTGAAAAGAACTAAAGTATAA
- the rpsG gene encoding 30S ribosomal protein S7 gives MPRRRIIGARKILSDPKFSSELLAKFINILMIDGKKSIAEVIVYTALKNLSKRTKKNELEVFENALENVRPTVEVKSRRVGGSTYQVPVEVRPVRRNALAMRWIVDSARKRGDKSMALRLSNELYDALENKGAAVKKREEVHRMAEANKAFAHYRW, from the coding sequence ATGCCACGTCGTCGTATTATTGGTGCTCGAAAAATTTTATCAGATCCAAAATTTTCCTCAGAATTACTAGCAAAGTTTATTAATATTTTAATGATTGATGGCAAAAAATCTATTGCAGAAGTGATTGTATATACTGCATTAAAAAATTTATCAAAAAGAACGAAAAAAAATGAATTAGAGGTTTTTGAAAATGCTTTGGAGAATGTACGTCCAACAGTAGAAGTAAAATCTCGTCGAGTAGGAGGTTCAACATATCAAGTTCCTGTCGAAGTTCGACCAGTTCGCCGTAATGCATTAGCCATGCGATGGATTGTTGACTCTGCTCGCAAAAGAGGAGATAAATCAATGGCTTTACGTTTATCAAATGAACTTTATGATGCTCTTGAAAATAAAGGCGCCGCCGTTAAGAAAAGAGAAGAAGTGCACCGAATGGCTGAAGCTAATAAAGCTTTTGCTCATTACAGATGGTAA
- the fusA gene encoding elongation factor G — MSRITPIFRYRNIGISAHIDAGKTTTTERILFYTGINHKIGEVHDGAATMDWMEQEQERGITITSAATTAFWSGMAKQFDSHRINIIDTPGHVDFTIEVERSMRVLDGAVMVYCAVGGVQPQSETVWRQANKYNVPRIAFINKMDRIGANFFNVVNQIKKRLGANPIPLQLAIGSEENFTGVIDLIKMKAIKWDDSDQGITFTYNEIPKNMLKISEKWHQNVIEAAAESSEELMEKYLNGMTLSEKEIKLALRKRSLNNEIILITCGSAFKNKGVQALLDAIIEYLPAPNDIRDVKGICNQKNTITIRSSDDKSSFSALAFKIANDPFVGNLTFFRVYSGMVKSGDTVFNSVKSKRERFGRIVQMHANKREEIKEVYAGDIAAAIGLKDVTTGDTLCDLNKPIILERMEFPEPVISISVEPKTKADQEKMGLALNRLAKEDPSFRVKTDQESNQTIISGMGELHLEIIVDRMKREFSVDANIGQPQVAYRETILNKVTNIEGKYIKQSGGRGQYGHVVIELFPLDPGGKGYLFVNDIKGGVIPTEYISAIDKGIQEQLKYGPLAGYPVVDIGVRLYFGSYHDVDSSELAFKLAASLAFKEGFKRAQPILLEPIMKVEVETPDDYMGDVIGDLNRRRGIIEGMKDLVIGKIINACVPLSEMFGYATDLRSQTQGRASYSMEFLKYTEAPSNISELIIQKKEK; from the coding sequence ATGTCTCGTATAACACCGATTTTTCGATATCGCAACATTGGAATTAGTGCTCATATAGATGCAGGAAAAACAACTACTACCGAAAGAATTTTATTTTATACTGGAATTAATCATAAAATTGGGGAAGTACATGATGGCGCTGCAACTATGGATTGGATGGAACAAGAGCAAGAAAGAGGTATTACTATAACATCAGCCGCCACTACTGCTTTTTGGAGTGGAATGGCTAAACAATTTGATTCTCATAGAATTAATATTATTGATACTCCTGGGCATGTTGATTTTACTATAGAAGTAGAACGTTCTATGCGTGTTTTAGATGGCGCTGTAATGGTTTATTGTGCAGTTGGAGGCGTACAGCCTCAATCAGAAACTGTTTGGAGGCAAGCCAATAAATATAATGTTCCTCGCATAGCATTTATAAATAAAATGGATCGTATAGGGGCAAATTTTTTTAATGTAGTAAATCAAATTAAAAAACGTTTAGGAGCAAACCCTATACCACTACAACTAGCAATTGGATCAGAAGAAAATTTTACAGGTGTGATAGATTTAATTAAGATGAAAGCCATTAAATGGGACGATTCTGACCAAGGAATAACATTTACTTATAATGAAATTCCTAAAAATATGTTAAAAATATCAGAAAAATGGCATCAAAACGTTATTGAAGCTGCTGCTGAATCTAGCGAAGAATTAATGGAAAAATATTTAAATGGAATGACATTATCTGAAAAGGAGATAAAATTAGCATTACGTAAAAGATCTTTAAATAATGAAATTATACTTATTACTTGCGGTTCAGCTTTTAAAAATAAAGGAGTACAAGCATTATTAGATGCAATTATTGAATATTTACCTGCGCCTAATGATATTCGAGACGTAAAAGGTATTTGTAATCAAAAAAATACTATTACTATTCGATCTTCTGATGATAAATCTTCTTTTTCAGCATTAGCATTTAAAATCGCTAATGATCCTTTTGTAGGTAATTTAACTTTTTTCCGAGTATATTCAGGTATGGTAAAATCTGGAGATACTGTTTTTAATTCTGTTAAATCTAAACGTGAACGATTTGGAAGAATTGTGCAAATGCACGCAAACAAAAGAGAAGAAATAAAAGAAGTATATGCAGGTGACATAGCAGCAGCTATTGGTTTAAAAGATGTTACTACTGGTGACACGTTATGCGATTTGAATAAACCAATTATATTAGAACGTATGGAATTCCCGGAACCAGTAATATCTATTTCAGTAGAGCCAAAAACAAAGGCTGATCAAGAAAAAATGGGTTTAGCATTGAATCGATTAGCTAAAGAAGATCCTTCTTTTCGAGTAAAAACTGATCAAGAATCTAATCAAACAATTATTTCTGGAATGGGTGAATTACATTTAGAAATTATTGTTGATCGTATGAAAAGAGAATTTAGCGTTGATGCGAATATTGGTCAACCGCAAGTTGCGTATCGTGAAACAATTTTAAATAAAGTAACTAATATTGAAGGAAAATATATTAAACAATCAGGTGGACGTGGTCAGTATGGTCATGTTGTTATAGAATTATTTCCATTAGATCCAGGTGGAAAGGGATATTTATTTGTTAACGATATTAAGGGAGGTGTAATACCTACTGAATATATTTCAGCAATTGATAAAGGAATTCAGGAGCAATTAAAATATGGACCTTTAGCTGGTTATCCAGTTGTAGATATTGGTGTTCGACTTTATTTTGGTTCGTATCACGATGTAGATTCATCAGAATTAGCATTCAAACTAGCTGCTTCTTTGGCTTTTAAGGAAGGTTTTAAAAGGGCTCAACCTATTTTGTTAGAACCAATTATGAAAGTAGAAGTAGAAACGCCAGATGATTACATGGGAGATGTTATTGGCGATTTAAATCGCCGTAGAGGAATAATTGAAGGCATGAAAGATCTAGTTATTGGAAAAATTATTAATGCATGCGTTCCTTTATCTGAAATGTTTGGTTATGCCACTGATTTGCGTTCTCAAACGCAAGGGCGAGCTTCTTATTCTATGGAATTTTTAAAATATACTGAAGCTCCATCTAATATTTCAGAATTAATTATTCAAAAAAAAGAAAAATAA
- the tuf gene encoding elongation factor Tu gives MSKERFQRLKPHINVGTIGHVDHGKTTLTAAITTVLSKKYGGSARAFDQIDNAPEEKERGITINTSHVEYDTELRHYAHVDCPGHADYIKNMITGAAQMDGAILVVAATDGPMPQTREHILLGRQVGVPYIIVFLNKCDMVDDEELLELVEMEVRDLLTQYDFPGDDTPIIRGSALKALEGDPKWEEKILDLSKSLDNYIPEPKRAIDQPFLLPIEDVFSISGRGTVVTGRVEKGIIKVGEEVEIVGIKKTTKTTCTGVEMFRKLLDEGRAGENVGVLLRGTKRDEIERGQVLAKPGSIHPHTTFESEVYVLSKEEGGRHTPFFKGYRPQFYFRTTDVTGSIKLPEGVEMVMPGDNIKVTVTLIHPIAMADGLHFAIREGGRTVGAGVVSKVLA, from the coding sequence ATGTCAAAAGAAAGATTTCAACGTTTAAAACCTCATATAAATGTAGGTACTATTGGACATGTTGATCATGGAAAAACAACTTTGACTGCCGCGATTACCACAGTTTTATCAAAAAAATATGGTGGTTCTGCACGTGCTTTCGATCAAATAGATAATGCTCCAGAGGAAAAAGAAAGAGGTATTACAATAAATACTTCTCATGTAGAATATGATACCGAATTAAGACATTATGCTCATGTAGATTGCCCTGGTCATGCTGATTATATAAAAAATATGATTACTGGAGCAGCTCAAATGGATGGAGCAATCTTAGTAGTAGCTGCTACGGATGGTCCAATGCCTCAAACTCGTGAACATATTCTTCTTGGAAGACAAGTTGGAGTGCCTTATATTATTGTTTTCTTAAACAAATGTGATATGGTAGACGATGAAGAGCTATTAGAATTAGTAGAAATGGAAGTACGTGATTTATTAACACAGTACGATTTTCCAGGAGATGATACTCCTATTATTCGCGGATCAGCTTTGAAAGCATTAGAGGGTGATCCTAAGTGGGAAGAAAAAATACTCGATTTGTCTAAGTCTTTAGATAATTATATTCCGGAACCTAAAAGAGCCATCGATCAACCGTTTTTATTGCCCATTGAAGATGTTTTTTCTATATCAGGCAGAGGAACTGTAGTTACAGGAAGAGTAGAAAAAGGCATTATTAAGGTCGGAGAAGAAGTAGAAATTGTAGGAATTAAAAAAACAACTAAAACGACCTGTACAGGCGTTGAAATGTTTAGAAAATTATTAGATGAAGGTCGTGCTGGAGAAAATGTGGGTGTTTTATTACGCGGTACAAAACGTGACGAAATTGAAAGAGGTCAAGTTTTAGCTAAACCAGGTAGTATTCATCCGCATACAACATTTGAATCTGAAGTATATGTTTTATCTAAAGAAGAAGGTGGACGTCATACTCCTTTTTTTAAAGGATATCGTCCTCAATTTTATTTTCGAACTACTGATGTAACAGGTTCTATTAAGCTTCCTGAAGGTGTAGAAATGGTTATGCCCGGTGATAATATTAAAGTTACAGTTACTTTAATTCATCCTATTGCAATGGCAGATGGATTGCATTTTGCGATACGTGAAGGTGGCCGCACTGTTGGGGCTGGAGTAGTATCTAAAGTTTTAGCTTAA
- the rpsJ gene encoding 30S ribosomal protein S10: protein MQNQSQRIRIRLKAFDHRLIDQSTTEIVDTAKRTGAQVRGPIPLPTRKERFTILISPHVNKDARDQYEIRTHKRLIDIVEPTEKTVDALMRLDLAAGVDVQISLG, encoded by the coding sequence ATGCAGAACCAAAGTCAAAGAATTCGTATTCGCTTAAAAGCTTTTGATCATAGGTTAATTGATCAGTCAACTACAGAAATTGTTGATACAGCCAAAAGAACTGGTGCGCAAGTAAGAGGCCCAATTCCACTTCCAACACGAAAAGAACGTTTCACTATTTTAATTTCTCCGCATGTGAACAAAGATGCACGTGATCAATATGAAATACGGACACACAAGCGCCTAATTGATATAGTAGAACCTACAGAAAAAACTGTTGATGCACTGATGCGCTTAGATCTTGCTGCCGGTGTAGATGTTCAAATTAGTTTAGGTTGA